DNA sequence from the Pseudoxanthomonas indica genome:
CATGCAGGCTCAGATCACCGTAGACAAAGGCGCGGTCGGCGGCCTGCGGTTCCACCCGGGTGGAGACAAAGCGGGCTTCCGGAAAACGCTTGCCGTCGAGCAGGTTGCCGGCCAGCGCGGCCTTGTTCCATTTGTCATCGCCCAGATCCAGGCGGGTCAACGGCACGCTCACGTCCAGCCGCGCCTGGCTCCAGTCCTGCGGATCGAAACGCAATTGCCCGCTGCTGCCCGAGACCGTGCCGATGGCGTGGGAGAAGCCGGCATGCTCCACCGCAAACATCACGCGGGTATGCACGGGGTCGATTCGATAGTCCTGCGCTTGTTGGGCCTGCGCCTGCGCCATCAGGCCCGCGGCCAGCAACAGGCCCACCAGGCCAGGCACGGCGGGCAACGGGCGCGACAACAGGGATAGGCAGCGTCTGCTCATGCCGGGGATTCTAGAGGGCGCGTCTGAAGATACGCTGCTTGCGCCTGAAACGGTCCGTTGCGAGGATTCGCCATGGTCGAGGCGTGCACAGGGACGGGCGGAATGAAAGGCAGGACGAGCGGGCAGTGGAAGGGCAAGGCTGCCGCCGTGCTGCTGTTGCTGGTCTCGGCATGGGCCCTGCCCGCATGGGCGAGCGTGCCGGAAATTCCGCGCTTCCGCCTGATGAGCGTGGCCGACGGCCTGCCCTCCACCACCATCCCGGTACTGGCGCGCGACAAGGCCGGCTTTCTGTGGCTGGCCACCTGGGATGGGGTGGCGCGCTACGACGGCGTCAACTTCCGCGTATGGCGGCACGAGCCCGATGATCCGGCGTCGCTGCCCGGCAACGTGGTGCAGGCGCTGCACATCGACGAGCAGGACCGCGTGTGGGTCGCCACCGAAAATGGTGGTTTGAGCATGATGGGTCCGGAGCGGCGCGGCTTCCGTCATTTCCGCCGCGCGCAGTACCCGGAAATGGGCAGCGACGACATCTTCACCATCACCAGCCACGGCAAGGAAGTCTGGTTCGGCACCTTTGGCGGCGGCTTGAACCGGATCACCGCCGACGGCCGCTTCCTGCGTTTCCGCCCCGGTGCCGACGACGAGAACCTGCCGTCGGACAACGTGCTGTCAATCGCCTTCGATCAGCAGGGGCAGATGTGGGTGGGCACCATGAGTGGCCTGGTCAGATACGACGGCAAGCGCACGCATGCGGAAACCCTGCCGGCCGGCGAAGCGCTGATCATCTATTCGCTGACCCCCGACGGCGACAGCCTGTGGGCGGGCACCTCCGGCGGCATGTTCCGCTGGCGCAAGGACAGCGGCTGGAGCACGCCGAGCTGGTCGCGGATGTTCGAACGTCCCAATGCAGTCAACGCACTCACGCCCGATGGCAGCGGCGAGTACTGGTTGGCCAGCCAGGGTGGCCTGTGGCACACCGATGGCGATCGCGCACCCACGCCGATCGCGCAGGACAGCCAGGGCGCCGGCGTGGGACGCGTGGTGCAGACCCTGCTGCGCGAACCCGATGGTGGCCTCTGGGTGCCGGTGCCCACGCGAGGGGTGGCTTACCTGCGCGCGGACTGGCGCCGCATTGCTTCGTTCACCCCGGCCCAGGGCCTGGGCGGGGGTTTGTATCGCGGCCTGGCGCGCAGTGCGCAGGGCTTGTGGCTGGTCAGCAGCCTGGGCGGCGTGGAGCGACTGGACACCGTCAGTGGCGAGGTCACGCCGCTGGGCCAGCAAGCGGAGCGCTTCCGCCAGTTGCGCTTCACTTCGGTGCTGGAAGATCGCCAGGGCCGGCTCTGGCTGGGTCATCGCTATGGCCTGATCCGCCTGGACCCTGGCAGCGGCGAGGTCCGCGAATGGAGCAACGGCAACGGCGCCGACGCGGTACCTGATTCCTCGTCGATCGATTGGCTGGTGCAGGCCCGCGACGGCAGCCTGTGGCTGGGTACGCAACTGGGCTCGCTGCAACGTCGCGATGCCGACACCGGCAAGGTGCTGACCACGCTCACGCAATCGGAAAGCGATCCGCTGCCGCAGGAAATCGAGGCGATGACGCTGGGCCCCGACGGGCAACCGTGGACGGCCGGCACGGCGGGTGTGCGCCGCTGGGACAGCGACACGCAATCCTTCGTCACCGTGGTGCGCGCGGGCGTGGAGCGGATCCTGTCGTTCGCCTTTGTCGGCACCGACACCATCTGGCTGCATCGCCTGTCCGGCCTGGAACGCTGGCAGTCCAGCGCCGATGGCTGGCAGCAATCCGCCACGGTGGGGCCGCGGCAAGGCCTGCCTGCGCTGGAATCCACCGGCCTGGCGGTCGATCCGCAGCGGCGCTTGTGGCTGGCCACGCGTCGTGGCGTGTTCCGGATTGAGCTGGCGGCGGACAAGACGCCCGCGGCCACCCCAAGCGTGCGGGTGCGCAACTTCGGCGTGCGCGATGGCCTGATGAGCCAGGAATTCAACGACCGCGGCCTGCTGATGGTCGATGACGGCCTGCTCGCCGGCAGCACCGCCGATGGTTCGGTGATGCTGCTGGACACGCAGTTGCCGGACTCGCCGCCGCACACGCCCAATCTGCTGATTGACGGACTGCACGTCTCGCGCGGTGATCGCGCCGTGCCGTTGTCGCCACAGGGCGGCTTCGAACTGCGTCCGGATGATCAGGAGTTGCAGTTGAGCCTGCGACTGCTCAGTTACGAAAACCCACTGGCCAACCGCTATCGCTCACGCCTGGAAGGCTTTGATCCGGACTGGGTGGATCAGGGCGCGAGCGGGGAGCGGGTGTTCTCCACCTTGCGGCCGGGCCACTATCGCCTGCACCTGCAAGCCTTCGATGCCTCCGGCACGCCATCGGAAGAAAAAGTGCTGAAGTTCCAGGTGCTGCCGCCGTGGTATCGCAGCGGCTGGGGCATCGCCCTGCTCAGCGCCTTGGGCGTGTTGCTGCTGCTCGCGTTGGCCGCGGCCTATCGGCGCCGCGTGCGTCGGCGCACCGAGTACCAGTTGGCCCAGCACAAGCGTGAAGTGGCCGAGCAGGCCTCGCTGGCCAAGACCCGCTTCCTGGCCACGCTGGGTCATGAAGTACGCACGCCGATGACCGGCGTGCTCGGCATGAGTGAACTGCTGCTGGGCACCCCGCTGGATGACCGGCAACGCAATTACACCAGTTCGATCCAGCAGGCCGGCCAGCACCTGTTGCGCCTGGTCAACGACGCGCTGGACCTGGCGCGGATCGAGGCCGGCAAACTGGAACTGGACCTGCAACCTCTCGATCTGCGTGCGCTGGTCAATGAAGTCACCACCATGAATGCACCGATCGCGCAGAAACGTGGCCTGCAGTTCGAATTGGACTACGCCGCCGATGCGCCCGCGCATGTCATGGGGGATCCGCTGCGCCTGCGCCAGATCCTGCACAACCTGCTCGGCAACGCCATCAAGTTCACCGAACGCGGCAAGGTCGGCCTGCGCGTGAGCTCGCTGTCACCGCAGGGCGTGCGCCTGGAAGTCCACGACACCGGCCCCGGCATCAACACCCACCAGCAGGCGAGGCTGTTCCAACGCTTTGAACAGGCCGAAGGTGCGCGAACCGCCGCACGCTACGGCGGCAGTGGCCTGGGCCTGGCGATCTGCCAGGAGCTGGCGGTGGCGATGGGTGGAGCGATCCAGGTGGACAGCAAACCCGGATTGGGCACGCGCTTCCTGGTGGATTTGCCCTTGCAGACGGTTGCCGCTCCGACGCCGGTCGCCACGCAGGGCAGCGGCGCGGTGGAACCGCTGAACCTGCTGCTGGTGGAGGATGACGCGACCGTGGCCGAAGTGATCGTCGCCCTGCTGCGTGCGCGCGGCCACCAGGTAACCCATGCGCCCAACGGTCTGGCGGCGCTGGGCGAAATCGCCGCCCAGCGCTTCGACATCGCCTTGCTGGATCTGGATTTGCCCGGGCTCGATGGCCTGGCGTTGGCGCGCCAGCTGCGCCTGGGCGGCTTCAGTGCGCCGTTGCTGGCGATCACCGCCCGTGCCGATGCCGAAGCAGAACCACAGGCGCGCGCGGCGGGCTTCGATGCATTCCTGCGCAAGCCGGTGACCGGCGACATGCTGGCCGAAGCGGTGAAGCTGGCGCGCGGCTAGGCGGATTGGATTCAGCGCATCCGCACGCAGACCAGTCGCGCGCGGCGGGCGTCTTCGGGATCGGCATGCAGCCACAGGCCGCCAGCTTCCGTCGGCAGGTACAGGCCATCGCGGCCAAGCGGGTCTTCCTGCATGCGCGCGTCAGTGCCGTTATTGCCGCGTCGTTCAATCAGGGTGCGCAGGCTGGCGCGTCCGCGCAGATAGCTGCAGGCCAGCAGGTAATGCCATTCGCGGCTTTCGCCATCATCGATGTTGTGCAGTTCCAGCACCGGCACGCCGCCTAACGTGATGGCGCCAGGCTGGAGTACCGCGCGCGCATGCTGGTGCGGCGCTTGGTCCTGGTCATCCAGCGGCGGTGCGAGCAACTCCAGCGTGGCAATCGCCTTGCACCAGGGCCAGGCCAGCGCGGCAGGCGGCTTCACCCCCACGATGGCGCCGTCGCGCCCGCGCGACGTGCGCGCAAACAGCGACGGGAACGGGAACTCGGCGGTGGCCGGCATGCGCGCCAGTTCCAGCGGCGCCTGCGTGCGCTGCGCCGGGCGGAACATGCGACGGCCGCCGGCCATACGCCGCGGCGAGGTCATGAGCGCGGACCAGAAGGTAGTCAGACGATTGGGCATGAGGACAGGGCTGGCAAACTTGGCCGCGCAGCGTACAGGCGCGATTGCGCCCAGTCATCTCACATTGAAATCAATCCGCCCAGGCTTCGGAGTAAATGGTGCGACTGGCGTCGTCGGGATCGGCATGTATCCAGATGCCGCCGACCTCATTGGTTTCCAGATACAACTGATCGGCCGATTCCGTCATCACGCAGCCAATCGGAGTAGCGACTTCCTCACGTATCGCGCGCAGCTGGCATTGCGTTTCCACGTGCGTGCGCATGTCAGTGGCGACTTCCTGGTAGCG
Encoded proteins:
- a CDS encoding YceI family protein, translating into MAQAQAQQAQDYRIDPVHTRVMFAVEHAGFSHAIGTVSGSSGQLRFDPQDWSQARLDVSVPLTRLDLGDDKWNKAALAGNLLDGKRFPEARFVSTRVEPQAADRAFVYGDLSLHGVTREVRLDVTFNALKRHPMPPFRRTAGFSATTTIKRSDFGITSWKSVIGDEVELRIEAEAIRGGAADNEAAPTPDDTLPATDPSVPATEPAESEPEPTP
- a CDS encoding hybrid sensor histidine kinase/response regulator, with the protein product MKGRTSGQWKGKAAAVLLLLVSAWALPAWASVPEIPRFRLMSVADGLPSTTIPVLARDKAGFLWLATWDGVARYDGVNFRVWRHEPDDPASLPGNVVQALHIDEQDRVWVATENGGLSMMGPERRGFRHFRRAQYPEMGSDDIFTITSHGKEVWFGTFGGGLNRITADGRFLRFRPGADDENLPSDNVLSIAFDQQGQMWVGTMSGLVRYDGKRTHAETLPAGEALIIYSLTPDGDSLWAGTSGGMFRWRKDSGWSTPSWSRMFERPNAVNALTPDGSGEYWLASQGGLWHTDGDRAPTPIAQDSQGAGVGRVVQTLLREPDGGLWVPVPTRGVAYLRADWRRIASFTPAQGLGGGLYRGLARSAQGLWLVSSLGGVERLDTVSGEVTPLGQQAERFRQLRFTSVLEDRQGRLWLGHRYGLIRLDPGSGEVREWSNGNGADAVPDSSSIDWLVQARDGSLWLGTQLGSLQRRDADTGKVLTTLTQSESDPLPQEIEAMTLGPDGQPWTAGTAGVRRWDSDTQSFVTVVRAGVERILSFAFVGTDTIWLHRLSGLERWQSSADGWQQSATVGPRQGLPALESTGLAVDPQRRLWLATRRGVFRIELAADKTPAATPSVRVRNFGVRDGLMSQEFNDRGLLMVDDGLLAGSTADGSVMLLDTQLPDSPPHTPNLLIDGLHVSRGDRAVPLSPQGGFELRPDDQELQLSLRLLSYENPLANRYRSRLEGFDPDWVDQGASGERVFSTLRPGHYRLHLQAFDASGTPSEEKVLKFQVLPPWYRSGWGIALLSALGVLLLLALAAAYRRRVRRRTEYQLAQHKREVAEQASLAKTRFLATLGHEVRTPMTGVLGMSELLLGTPLDDRQRNYTSSIQQAGQHLLRLVNDALDLARIEAGKLELDLQPLDLRALVNEVTTMNAPIAQKRGLQFELDYAADAPAHVMGDPLRLRQILHNLLGNAIKFTERGKVGLRVSSLSPQGVRLEVHDTGPGINTHQQARLFQRFEQAEGARTAARYGGSGLGLAICQELAVAMGGAIQVDSKPGLGTRFLVDLPLQTVAAPTPVATQGSGAVEPLNLLLVEDDATVAEVIVALLRARGHQVTHAPNGLAALGEIAAQRFDIALLDLDLPGLDGLALARQLRLGGFSAPLLAITARADAEAEPQARAAGFDAFLRKPVTGDMLAEAVKLARG